CTTCATGATCTATTTGTTTATCTTTTTTTAAACATTGAATGGCTTCTAAACAAATTCGTTCTTTTAGATTTTGAATCGTTTTTTCAGCTTTAAAATTTGTATTGTACTGTCGGTAATAAGATCCAAACTCGCCCCAATATAGGCGTTCCAAAACGGTATACAATCTTAACAAGGGAGAAATATGAGCAAAACTACCTGTTTCCCATTGCTTAAACAGTAAAGTAATTTGACGCTCAGCACCTATTTCAGCTTCAACTAGAGAAAGTCGTTCATCTAAGCCATCACAACGATCTCGTAAGTTAATAGATAATTGTTGTAACTGATGCCGTGTTTCGAAACTAAATTCTGCTAAATCCGTCACTGCATTTTGTACTTCAGTAATTTTCTGATTTACCACTTTTATTGCAGTAAATCCTAAGCTTAATTCACACGTCAAAGCATTTAACCAATCAAACGCAGCATTTAGACCCGTCGTCATATTCTGATTAATTTGCTGTTGTCGTTGTTGCCCTGCACCTGTGAAACCATCGACTAATCGGGCGACTTTTCCTAATCGCTTAGACTGTACTCGCACATGGTCTTGTGACACTTGGATACTATTTGCAATTTCAATGACAAACTTATCTGCGATACAGGGTAAAACTTCTAATACTTGAGAAGACATAGATCACTCATTATAAAATGAGGTTATTTAAAAGTTATAAACAACCTCGATTCGGTAGATTTAATTAAAAATAAAATTTGCCTTAAAGTTTCTGTAACACAATGCTTTTCAACTGTTGCGTACGTGCCTGTATATTTTGGCATTCTTTTTTGAGTGCCAAAATCATCTCCATTGCTTCTTGTTCATTTTGCTGAAACTGCTGCTTGGCATCTAAACTGTTTTGAATATCCGCAGTTAATCCCATAATTTTTTGCTTAAAGACTTTAAAAAACTGGTAACTTGCTTGTTTTAGAGGTGCATTAATTTCTTTCTGTAACGCAGTCTGAATCTCTTTTTGGCTTTGCGCTAAACTTACCTGAATTTCCTCAGAAACCTTATTCATATCAATGGTATAGTTTTTTACAGTCACAGTATAATCCTCACGACCCCAATCATCACTAAACCAATTTTTAAATCTGCCCCATGCACTATCAACCACTCTTGATCGTGTTTCCTGATGACTTTTTACATTCATAACATTTTTCATCATCTTCGCACTCGAAGTCTTTAATGCTAACTGTTTATGGCTAGGTAGGCTGAGTTGAATGTCATCAAAACCGCCTGTACTTAAGGTTTGATTGACT
The DNA window shown above is from Acinetobacter piscicola and carries:
- a CDS encoding diguanylate cyclase regulator RdcB family protein — protein: MSSQVLEVLPCIADKFVIEIANSIQVSQDHVRVQSKRLGKVARLVDGFTGAGQQRQQQINQNMTTGLNAAFDWLNALTCELSLGFTAIKVVNQKITEVQNAVTDLAEFSFETRHQLQQLSINLRDRCDGLDERLSLVEAEIGAERQITLLFKQWETGSFAHISPLLRLYTVLERLYWGEFGSYYRQYNTNFKAEKTIQNLKERICLEAIQCLKKDKQIDHEEFFHPLQWAESPKALDTDVIESYAYMGDWAHVDRMPIHYFASQQPEQLSLYLPRVLTAEGLARSSLDEMFGVRS